The proteins below are encoded in one region of Candidatus Woesearchaeota archaeon:
- a CDS encoding DEAD/DEAH box helicase — protein sequence MIKDFQPRLYQQTIFATSIKYNTLVVLPTGMGKTNIFLMLAAQRLKQYPKSKVLFIGPTRPLIEQYRQVFEKHFEISGDKMAVFTGHVQPKKRAELWKKAQIIFSTPQGLENDIISNRIKLEEVSLLGVDEAHRAVGDYAYVFVAKQYVKKAAHPRILGLTASPGSDMDKIGEVIKNLHIEEIEVRTDEDPDVKQYIQEIEIEWVKVELPPIFMEVKKYLDDFISSRLSKLKKWGILHRASLKFVNKKDLLGLQAQLRGRAAQGEKDFVLWNSISLLAEIMKVQHALELLETQGVISLHTYLNKLEREGYTSKVKAVKNLVKDLNFRSALIKTEALFEQKAEHPKLIELQRLVEKEFNKNKDTKIIVFNQYRDNAADIAEKLNNLSGIKARLFIGQMKKGETGLSQKNQKEMLDQFRASEFNVLVATSVGEEGLDIPRVDLVIFYEPVPSAIRHIQRKGRTGRQEKGRVIILMAEGTRDVGYKWSAHHKQKRMYSNLKGLKKRLSSLLGTKKDATLNKFIPDQEKVKIYADYREKGSGVIKQLVELDALLELEQLEFADYILSSRAGVEFKTVEDFVQSILDGRIMDQIRELKRNFERPIVIIEGINDIYSVRNIHPNAIRGMIANIIVSYGIPLVYTKSTVETASLLYIIAKREQEEFTRNFMPHSMKRVQDTKWLQEYIVSSFPGIGATLAKPLLRHFGSIKKIVNASVDELKEVELIGKKKAEKIRRVLDGEWES from the coding sequence GGCAGCCCAAAGGCTAAAGCAATACCCAAAATCAAAGGTTCTTTTTATTGGCCCTACAAGGCCGCTAATTGAGCAGTACAGGCAGGTTTTTGAAAAGCATTTTGAGATTTCCGGGGATAAAATGGCGGTCTTTACAGGACATGTGCAGCCAAAGAAAAGGGCAGAATTGTGGAAAAAAGCACAGATAATATTTTCAACACCCCAAGGACTGGAGAATGATATTATCTCCAATAGGATAAAATTAGAGGAAGTTTCCTTGCTGGGGGTGGATGAAGCCCATCGCGCAGTGGGTGATTATGCCTATGTGTTTGTTGCAAAACAATACGTGAAAAAAGCTGCACATCCGAGAATTCTTGGCCTGACAGCTTCGCCCGGCTCGGATATGGACAAGATAGGGGAGGTTATCAAGAATCTCCATATTGAGGAGATTGAAGTAAGGACTGATGAAGACCCTGATGTCAAGCAATATATCCAGGAGATAGAAATAGAGTGGGTGAAGGTAGAGCTGCCCCCTATTTTCATGGAAGTTAAGAAATACCTTGATGATTTCATAAGTAGCAGGCTGAGCAAGCTAAAAAAGTGGGGGATACTGCACAGGGCCAGCTTAAAATTTGTAAATAAAAAGGACTTATTGGGATTACAGGCCCAGCTAAGAGGGAGAGCTGCCCAAGGTGAGAAGGATTTTGTGCTTTGGAATTCTATTTCCTTGCTGGCTGAGATTATGAAAGTGCAGCATGCGCTGGAGCTTCTTGAGACGCAGGGGGTAATCTCACTGCATACGTATCTTAACAAATTGGAAAGAGAGGGTTATACCTCCAAGGTAAAAGCAGTAAAGAATCTGGTCAAAGACCTGAATTTTCGCTCTGCTCTTATAAAGACAGAGGCATTATTTGAACAAAAAGCAGAGCATCCGAAATTAATAGAGCTGCAGAGGCTAGTCGAAAAAGAATTCAATAAGAATAAAGATACAAAAATAATCGTTTTCAACCAGTACAGGGATAATGCTGCAGACATAGCTGAAAAATTGAATAATCTTTCTGGAATAAAGGCGAGGCTTTTTATAGGGCAGATGAAGAAAGGCGAAACCGGCTTGAGCCAAAAAAATCAGAAGGAGATGCTTGATCAGTTTCGGGCTTCAGAATTCAATGTTCTTGTAGCTACCTCGGTAGGGGAGGAGGGACTGGACATTCCAAGGGTTGATTTAGTTATCTTCTACGAGCCTGTTCCCTCAGCTATCAGGCATATCCAGAGGAAAGGAAGGACAGGAAGGCAGGAAAAAGGAAGGGTCATAATCCTTATGGCAGAGGGAACGCGAGATGTTGGCTATAAATGGTCTGCACACCATAAGCAGAAGAGGATGTATTCAAACCTTAAGGGTCTTAAGAAAAGGCTTTCTTCCCTACTAGGAACAAAAAAAGATGCAACCCTGAATAAATTCATTCCTGACCAGGAAAAGGTTAAGATATATGCAGATTACCGTGAAAAGGGCAGCGGAGTTATAAAGCAGCTTGTAGAGCTGGATGCCCTTTTAGAGCTTGAACAACTAGAGTTTGCAGATTATATTTTAAGCTCAAGAGCCGGCGTGGAGTTCAAGACAGTCGAGGATTTTGTACAATCTATACTAGATGGCAGAATCATGGATCAGATCAGGGAATTAAAAAGGAATTTCGAAAGGCCCATTGTCATAATTGAGGGCATAAATGATATCTATTCAGTAAGAAATATCCATCCTAATGCAATAAGGGGAATGATAGCTAACATAATAGTAAGCTACGGCATTCCGCTGGTTTACACAAAATCCACGGTGGAAACGGCATCACTGCTTTATATAATTGCGAAGAGGGAGCAGGAAGAGTTTACAAGGAATTTCATGCCGCACTCTATGAAGCGCGTACAAGACACCAAATGGCTCCAGGAGTATATTGTGAGCTCTTTTCCGGGTATAGGCGCTACTTTAGCTAAGCCTTTGCTTAGGCATTTTGGCTCGATTAAAAAAATAGTCAATGCTTCTGTAGATGAGCTAAAAGAAGTTGAATTGATTGGGAAAAAAAAGGCTGAAAAGATCAGGAGGGTTTTGGATGGGGAGTGGGAGAGTTAG
- a CDS encoding M48 family metalloprotease produces the protein MSFQNQFRTVILLGALTGILIWIGSFWGYSGMALAFIFAILMNFGSYWFSDKIVLKIYRAKEIRESDNPRLFKIVKEVAQLSKIPMPKVYIIPSQILNAFATGRNVNHAAVAATEGILNALGDSELKGVMAHEVSHIKNRDTLIQSISATIAGVISYVAFMARWAALFGGMGGRDRDGGNTIELLVLAILTPILATIIQLAISRSREYMADEGAARILRSGSGLASALEKLEKGAKRMPLRPTSTTETTAHLFIVNPLRKGIFVNLFSTHPSVANRVKKLRSMQF, from the coding sequence ATGTCATTCCAAAATCAATTCAGAACTGTAATTCTATTAGGAGCACTTACAGGAATATTAATCTGGATTGGTTCCTTCTGGGGCTATTCAGGAATGGCCCTTGCTTTTATCTTTGCAATCCTGATGAACTTTGGCTCTTATTGGTTTTCTGATAAGATTGTCCTTAAAATTTACAGGGCCAAGGAAATAAGAGAGTCAGATAATCCGAGGCTGTTTAAAATTGTAAAGGAAGTTGCTCAATTGTCTAAGATTCCCATGCCGAAAGTTTACATTATTCCGTCTCAAATTCTGAACGCCTTCGCCACAGGCCGAAATGTGAACCATGCGGCTGTAGCCGCTACCGAAGGCATATTAAATGCATTAGGTGATTCAGAACTTAAAGGGGTAATGGCGCACGAAGTTTCACACATAAAGAATCGAGACACCCTCATACAAAGTATATCTGCCACTATAGCCGGAGTGATATCTTATGTTGCATTCATGGCAAGATGGGCTGCTTTATTCGGAGGTATGGGGGGCAGAGACCGAGATGGCGGAAACACAATAGAACTTCTAGTATTAGCTATTCTAACACCCATCTTGGCTACCATAATACAGCTTGCCATCTCACGCTCAAGGGAATATATGGCGGATGAAGGTGCTGCAAGAATTCTTCGTTCAGGATCTGGTTTAGCTTCGGCGCTGGAAAAACTTGAGAAAGGAGCTAAGCGCATGCCTCTAAGGCCGACAAGCACAACAGAAACCACAGCGCATCTCTTTATCGTAAATCCGCTTAGAAAAGGAATCTTTGTAAATTTATTCAGCACACATCCTAGTGTTGCCAATCGTGTGAAAAAGCTTAGGTCGATGCAGTTCTGA